The following are encoded in a window of Lacinutrix sp. WUR7 genomic DNA:
- a CDS encoding choice-of-anchor B family protein — MKKRLLLKTIFVITLLTPLMHSCDNEPVDAIIIQDSDGDGIPNNLDNCITIANPDQADDDNDGIGNPCDEEANLDTDGDGIPDNIDNCIEIANPDQADDDNDGIGNTCDDITTTPLFECINGMAGEYPCDGYDLMAQIPVSVLANTMGNPEGSDIWGWTDPLTGNEYALIAMTNSTAFVDITNPTEPVFLGRLDTADGANFWRDVKVYNNHAYIVADGSQNLNHGMQVFDLTKLRNVTNPPINFTSDAHYTEFGKAHNIVINEDSGYAYAVGSNTFGGGAHFINIQNPTNPIAEGGFNGYSHDAQVVTYTGPDSDYSGHEILIGSNENEVVIADITDKANPVTISTIAYNNIGYTHQGWFTEDSRYFILGDETDEMGFGNNTRTIVFDFTDLDNPAFHLDYFGPTAAIDHNGYVKGNTYFQANYSAGLRMIDITNIASGTMVESGFFDTHPENNNTSFNGAWSVYPYFSSGNIIISDIERGLLIVRKSE; from the coding sequence ATGAAGAAGAGACTCCTTTTAAAAACAATCTTTGTAATTACCTTATTGACTCCTTTAATGCATTCTTGTGATAACGAGCCAGTAGACGCTATAATTATCCAAGATTCTGATGGAGACGGAATACCTAATAATTTAGACAACTGTATTACTATTGCAAATCCTGACCAAGCAGATGATGATAATGATGGTATTGGTAACCCCTGTGATGAAGAAGCCAACCTAGACACAGATGGAGATGGCATACCAGACAATATTGATAATTGCATAGAAATAGCCAATCCAGATCAAGCCGATGACGATAATGATGGTATTGGTAATACTTGTGATGATATTACCACTACTCCTTTATTTGAATGTATTAATGGTATGGCTGGTGAATATCCTTGTGACGGATATGATTTAATGGCACAAATTCCTGTTTCTGTTTTAGCTAACACAATGGGGAATCCTGAAGGAAGCGATATTTGGGGATGGACAGATCCTTTAACAGGAAATGAATATGCACTTATAGCAATGACAAACAGTACTGCTTTTGTAGATATTACAAACCCTACGGAACCCGTTTTTCTAGGAAGATTAGATACTGCTGATGGTGCTAATTTTTGGAGAGACGTAAAAGTATATAACAACCATGCTTATATTGTAGCAGATGGTAGTCAAAACTTAAATCATGGTATGCAAGTATTTGATTTAACGAAATTAAGAAATGTGACAAATCCTCCTATAAACTTCACATCAGACGCACATTATACCGAATTTGGAAAAGCCCACAACATTGTTATTAATGAAGATTCTGGCTATGCATACGCAGTAGGCTCTAACACCTTTGGAGGTGGTGCTCATTTTATAAATATTCAAAATCCAACAAACCCAATAGCAGAAGGTGGTTTCAATGGCTATTCTCATGATGCACAAGTTGTAACGTATACAGGTCCTGATTCTGATTATTCTGGACATGAAATTTTAATAGGAAGTAATGAAAATGAAGTAGTAATAGCAGACATAACAGATAAAGCTAATCCTGTTACTATTTCTACAATTGCGTACAACAATATTGGTTATACACATCAAGGTTGGTTTACAGAAGATTCTCGTTATTTTATTCTTGGAGATGAAACCGATGAAATGGGATTTGGGAACAACACTAGAACCATTGTATTTGATTTTACTGATTTAGATAATCCTGCTTTTCATTTAGATTATTTTGGACCAACTGCAGCCATAGATCATAATGGTTATGTAAAAGGAAACACTTATTTTCAAGCTAACTATTCTGCAGGATTAAGAATGATTGATATTACAAATATTGCTTCTGGGACCATGGTAGAATCTGGTTTTTTTGATACACATCCAGAAAACAACAACACAAGTTTTAATGGTGCCTGGAGTGTTTATCCGTATTTTTCAAGCGGAAATATTATAATTAGCGATATAGAAAGAGGGCTATTAATAGTAAGAAAAAGTGAATAA
- a CDS encoding aryl-sulfate sulfotransferase, with protein MNNKTHIVLTLIASLTFILLNSCKSDDDVATSENLGEIDAITSFGGTKNESAQSVVSTQDGGYAILGHTQSMDFDITDKPNESYDYWVLKFDTENQLQWNKTYGGTGDDRGNTIIQTTDGGFAILGQSASVDEDVTQNSGAKDYWLTKLDAVGNIIWEKSFGYSGVDVGISLLQTNDNGYFITGILDVSASGGAGNTKHAGGDYWAIKLDATGNTIWSKYYGGSYTDTPHDAVETNDGYIIVGSSDSDDVDINNNKGTYDFWVVKIDTTGNIIWEKSFGGSGIDEAWAITNTNDGNYIVVGDTRSNDQDVSNLLGAADLWIIKISPDGDLIWEKTMGGSSFDAGRSISKTQDNGFIISGSSRSVDGDLNANNGQNDAWVFKIDNNANVSWQKTIGGTNIDFAYDAVQLQNLSYVAVGESSSDDADLTNNKGFTDLLIIKIK; from the coding sequence GTGAATAACAAAACACATATTGTTTTAACCCTAATAGCAAGCCTTACCTTTATTTTATTAAATAGCTGTAAGTCGGATGATGATGTAGCTACCTCAGAAAATCTAGGTGAAATAGATGCTATTACTTCATTTGGTGGAACAAAAAACGAAAGCGCACAATCGGTTGTAAGCACACAAGATGGAGGTTATGCTATACTTGGTCACACCCAAAGTATGGACTTTGACATCACAGATAAACCAAATGAAAGCTATGATTATTGGGTTTTAAAATTTGATACAGAAAACCAATTACAATGGAACAAAACCTATGGAGGTACTGGAGATGATAGAGGAAATACCATTATTCAAACTACAGATGGAGGCTTTGCAATCTTAGGCCAAAGTGCTAGTGTTGATGAAGATGTAACCCAAAATAGCGGCGCTAAAGATTACTGGCTAACAAAACTAGATGCCGTTGGAAATATTATTTGGGAAAAATCTTTTGGATATTCAGGAGTAGATGTTGGTATTTCACTATTGCAAACCAATGATAATGGCTACTTTATAACTGGGATTCTCGATGTTTCCGCTTCCGGTGGAGCTGGAAACACAAAACATGCAGGAGGCGATTATTGGGCCATTAAATTAGATGCAACTGGAAATACAATATGGAGTAAGTATTATGGAGGGTCTTATACCGATACACCTCATGATGCCGTTGAAACCAATGATGGTTATATTATTGTTGGTTCTTCAGATAGTGATGATGTAGATATTAATAACAACAAAGGAACGTATGACTTTTGGGTTGTAAAAATAGACACCACAGGAAATATTATTTGGGAAAAATCTTTTGGTGGATCGGGAATTGATGAAGCTTGGGCCATCACAAATACGAATGATGGAAACTACATAGTAGTTGGTGATACCAGAAGTAATGACCAAGATGTTAGCAATTTACTTGGAGCTGCAGATCTATGGATTATAAAAATATCTCCTGATGGGGATTTAATCTGGGAAAAAACAATGGGTGGATCCAGTTTTGATGCTGGTCGTTCTATCTCAAAAACACAAGACAATGGTTTTATTATTTCTGGAAGTTCCAGAAGTGTTGACGGCGACTTAAATGCTAATAATGGTCAAAATGATGCTTGGGTTTTTAAAATAGATAACAATGCGAATGTAAGTTGGCAAAAAACAATTGGTGGTACAAACATAGATTTTGCTTATGATGCTGTACAACTACAAAACCTATCTTATGTTGCTGTTGGAGAATCTAGTAGTGATGACGCAGATTTAACAAATAATAAAGGTTTTACCGACCTACTAATAATAAAAATAAAATAA